A single window of Streptomyces griseoviridis DNA harbors:
- a CDS encoding BMP family ABC transporter substrate-binding protein: MHPRPRRTLKVAAATALLVTAATACNAAAKNGSPDSADRAGGGGSRTSFTLVTPDAVGQNEFLKLAVTGVEKAAKAHDGSRKVYQSTDTASRQQNVQAAVDAAPDVVVLVGFEFADLVAQQAKAHPKQKFLMVDACTTKTFTNVSCAVFREHEGVFLAGAEAGLLSESGKVGAVDVLDTPQFRRYSDPFAAGAKEVAAKTEASTRFVGGQSPFDDSARAKEQANTLLSRGYDQIMAAAAAGNYGVFEAAKAKGAHAYGVDVNQCPSAPGTVVDNVIKRTDIAVEKGIEQALGGSSGTTVSYGLKEGGISLTGLEDGVGSSQCVIADHPDVLKKVEALRDRIVSGKLTVDDPAAS, encoded by the coding sequence ATGCACCCCAGACCCCGCCGTACCCTCAAGGTCGCCGCCGCCACCGCGCTGCTGGTCACCGCGGCCACCGCCTGCAACGCCGCCGCGAAGAACGGCTCCCCCGACAGCGCGGACCGTGCGGGCGGCGGCGGTTCCCGTACCTCGTTCACGCTGGTGACGCCCGACGCCGTGGGCCAGAACGAGTTCCTGAAGCTGGCCGTCACCGGCGTCGAGAAGGCGGCGAAGGCGCACGACGGCAGCCGGAAGGTGTACCAGTCCACGGACACCGCGTCCCGGCAGCAGAACGTGCAGGCCGCCGTGGACGCCGCTCCCGACGTCGTCGTGCTGGTCGGTTTCGAGTTCGCCGACCTGGTCGCCCAGCAGGCGAAGGCGCACCCGAAGCAGAAGTTCCTGATGGTGGACGCCTGCACGACGAAGACGTTCACCAACGTGAGCTGCGCGGTCTTCCGTGAGCACGAGGGCGTCTTCCTGGCCGGCGCCGAGGCGGGTCTGCTCAGCGAGTCGGGCAAGGTCGGCGCCGTCGACGTCCTCGACACGCCCCAGTTCCGGCGCTACAGCGACCCGTTCGCGGCCGGCGCCAAGGAGGTCGCGGCGAAGACGGAGGCGTCGACGCGCTTCGTCGGCGGCCAGTCGCCGTTCGACGACTCGGCCCGCGCCAAGGAGCAGGCCAACACCCTGCTCTCCCGGGGCTACGACCAGATCATGGCGGCAGCGGCGGCCGGCAACTACGGCGTCTTCGAGGCCGCGAAGGCCAAGGGCGCCCACGCGTACGGCGTCGACGTCAACCAGTGCCCGTCGGCGCCCGGCACGGTCGTCGACAATGTGATCAAGCGCACCGACATCGCCGTCGAGAAGGGCATCGAGCAGGCCCTCGGCGGGAGTTCGGGCACCACCGTCTCCTACGGCCTGAAGGAGGGCGGCATCAGCCTCACCGGTCTTGAGGACGGCGTCGGCTCCTCGCAGTGCGTGATCGCCGACCACCCGGACGTCCTGAAGAAGGTCGAGGCGCTGCGCGACCGGATCGTGTCAGGGAAGCTGACGGTCGATGACCCCGCCGCAAGCTGA